A part of Miscanthus floridulus cultivar M001 chromosome 6, ASM1932011v1, whole genome shotgun sequence genomic DNA contains:
- the LOC136456979 gene encoding protein SEMI-ROLLED LEAF 2-like isoform X1, giving the protein MGVMSRRVLPACSSLCYFCPSLRARSRQPVKRYKKIIADIYQLPPDGEPNDRRIGKLCDYVSRNPTRIPKITEYLEQRFYKDLRHENFTLAKVVPCIYRKLLCSCKDLRPLLATSSLSTIRTLLDMKAHDDLQVLGCLMLVDFLNGQVDSTHMFNLEGLIPKLCKIGQQLKGDDEGLRLRSAALQALASMVQYMGDHSHISMELDKVVSVIINCYEANQTLSIKEVVRFQDDDDLVINSAKVASDTIRSASENPAHWARVCLRNMANIAKEATTVRRILDPVFRLFDSHDYWSPESGIALSVLQEMQKLMDKSGQHGHLLLSFTIKHIDHKSVAKNSVKQINIVKVASHLARHAKLKASVTIASAISDLIKHLRKCMHFAIEASNAHADDDKWHSALYVALEECLVQLTEKVGDVGPILDMVGVMLENLSHTATIARTTISSVYRTSQIAASVYKSSYHQKAFPEALFHQLLLAMLHPDNKTRIGSHRVLSTIVAPSLLCPWSGMSFPIPMKGDDSQNLHLLVLSAFSSEAIINESRTKNKIQASSLQENNKSEAIVDAENGYAQTEPDKRKYPGSSCLNEHYAFNDENLKLMKLNNHQIVLLLSSIWSQASLNDNSPANFEAMGLAYSIALLCSKSKSSSHVALVRCFQLAFSLRRKSLSHESDLQPSRRRCLYTMASAMLIFSANIADLHQIIPLVKAAAPEKMVDPHLCLMDDCQLVNTSAESSNSEMVYGSEEDESAALAFLSAINKHDTELIETVMCHFKEKFENLPEKFNGIEEQLLQEFSLDDSFPLGAPLFMETPHSCLVYAEKDEQCFDEDTVPSELDDDDIIFEHSGSQSDRKTSGSMASSDVLTVNQLIESVHETARQVANVPVSANPVPYDQMKSQCEALVMEKQQKMSVLLSFKHSRTDSHGSTGVDGLETNESSLRSEPELRKGRMRRCDSASSESDCSFRLPPASPYDKFLKAAGR; this is encoded by the exons ATGGGGGTAATGTCACGGCGGGTTCTGCCCGCCTGCAGCAGCCTTTGCTACTTCTGCCCCTCTCTGCGGGCGCGCTCCCGGCAGCCTGTCAAGCGGTACAAGAAGATCATAGCAGACATCTACCAGCTGCCACCG GATGGAGAGCCAAATGATAGAAGGATTGGGAAGCTCTGTGATTATGTCTCGAGAAATCCAACACGCATACCAAAG ATCACAGAGTATCTTGAGCAGAGATTCTATAAAGATCTGAGGCACGAGAATTTTACGTTGGCCAAAGTCGTGCCATGCATCTATAGGAAACTTCTTTGTTCATGCAAGGATCTCAG GCCATTGCTAGCCACAAGCTCATTAAGCACCATTCGCACTCTTCTTGATATGAAAGCACATGATGATCTACAGGTTCTGGGTTGTCTTATGCTTGTTGACTTCCTCAATGGCCAG GTTGACAGCACACATATGTTTAATTTGGAAGGTCTCATACCCAAACTTTGCAAAATTGGTCAACAATTAAAGGGAGATGATGAAGGGCTCCGTCTTCGATCTGCAGCTCTTCAGGCTCTTGCTTCTATG GTCCAATACATGGGTGACCACTCACACATTTCAATGGAACTTGATAAA GTTGTCTCAGTGATCATAAACTGTTATGAGGCTAATCAAACACTCTCAATAAAAGAGGTAGTCAGATTTcaagatgatgatgatttggTCATTAATAGTGCCAAAGTGGCATCTGATACAAT CAGGTCTGCATCTGAAAATCCAGCACACTGGGCAAGGGTTTGCTTGCGAAATATGGCTAATATTGCAAAGGAGGCGACAACTGTCCGGCGTATTCTTGATCCTGTTTTCCGCCTTTTTGACAGCCACGACTATTGGTCTCCTGAAAGTGGGATTGCCCTTTCTGTTCTGCAAGAAATgcagaaactgatggacaaatcAG GGCAACATGGTCATTTGTTGTTATCTTTCACTATAAAGCACATAGATCATAAAAGTGTTGCCAAGAATTCTGTCAAGCAAATAAATATTGTAAAAGTTGCTTCACATCTTGCAAGGCATGCAAAGTTGAAGGCATCAGTGACAATAGCAAGTGCAATCAGTGACTTAATAAAGCACTTGCGCAAATGTATGCATTTTGCTATTGAAGCATCTAATGCACATGCTGATGATGACAAGTGGCACAGTGCACTTTATGTGGCCTTGGAGGAGTGCCTAGTGCAGTTGACAGAAAAG GTTGGGGATGTTGGTCCTATTCTTGACATGGTTGGGGTAATGCTTGAGAATCTCTCTCATACTGCTACAATCGCAAGAACAACAATTTCATCTGTTTATCGCACATCACAAATAGCAGCGTCTGTCTACAAGTCATCATACCATCAGAAG GCATTTCCTGAAGCTTTATTTCACCAGCTTCTCTTAGCAATGTTGCACCCAGACAATAAGACGAGGATTGGTTCACATCGTGTTCTATCCACCATTGTAGCACCTTCATTGCTGTGTCCATGGTCGGGCATGAGCTTTCCTATCCCAATGAAGGGTGATGATTCGCAGAACTTGCATTTGTTGGTTCTCTCAGCTTTCTCTTCCGAGGCCATAATCAATGAATCACGGACCAAAaacaagatccaagcatcatCCTTGCAGGAAAACAACAAATCAGAAGCTATAGTTGATGCTGAGAATGGATACGCACAGACAGAACCAGATAAAAGGAAGTATCCAGGGAGCTCATGTCTGAATGAGCATTATGCATTTAATGATGAA AACCTAAAACTCATGAAGTTGAACAACCACCAGATTGTTCTCCTCCTTTCATCTATTTGGAGTCAAGCTTCTCTGAATGATAACTCGCCTGCAAATTTTGAAGCAATGGGCCTTGCCTACAGCATTGCTTTAttatgttcaaaatcaaaa AGCTCCAGTCATGTGGCACTAGTTCGTTGTTTCCAGTTGGCGTTCTCTCTCAGGAGAAAGTCTCTTAGCCATGAAA GTGATTTGCAGCCATCTCGTAGAAGGTGTCTGTATACGATGGCATCAGCGATGCTCATCTTTTCAGCAAATATTGCTGATCTTCACCAGATAATTCCTCTTGTGAAAGCCGCAGCACCAGAGAAAATG GTTGATCCTCATCTTTGCTTGATGGATGACTGCCAACTTGTTAATACCTCTGCAGAGTCATCTAACAGTGAGATGGTTTATGGTTCTGAGGAAGATGAAAGTGCTGCGCTGGCCTTTCTTTCAGCCATAAACAAGCATGACACGGAACTAATAGAAACCGTGATGTGCCACTTTAAGGAGAAGTTTGAAAATTTACCAGAG AAGTTTAATGGGATAGAAGAACAACTTCTTCAAGAGTTTTCCCTGGATGATTCATTTCCTCTTGGTGCCCCACTATTCATGGAGACGCCACACTCTTGTTTAGTGTATGCAGAAAAGGATGAACAATGTTTTGATGAG GATACTGTTCCTTCTGAGCTAGACGACGACGACATCATCTTTGAGCATAGTGGATCTCAATCTGACAGGAAAACATCAGGTTCCATGGCCTCGTCAGATGTTCTAACTGTCAATCAACTAATAGAATCT GTTCATGAGACTGCAAGGCAAGTTGCTAATGTTCCAGTTTCCGCCAACCCTGTACCATATGACCAAATGAAGAGTCAGTGTGAAGCCCTGGTCATGGAAAAGCAACAGAAGATGTCTGTTCTCTTGAGCTTCAAGCATTCAAGGACTGACTCGCATGGTTCAACCGGAGTGGATGGGCTTGAAACGAATGAG TCTTCTTTGCGATCTGAGCCAGAGTTGAGGAAGGGTCGCATGCGCCGTTGCGATTCAGCATCCAGCGAATCTGACTGTTCGTTCAGGCTGCCACCTGCTAGCCCATACGACAAGTTCCTGAAAGCGGCTGGACGGTAG
- the LOC136461242 gene encoding uncharacterized protein, with translation MEQEYIDRHKPRKKTNRTNYQHYKYDCLSPVIDLQLAEFNDRFNEVNSELLTNIAAFSPKNYFDAFKIESLMELAKAYPDDFDPRDLDDLIIELNIYIDNVRAADARFVQVATIFELGKLMVDTNKNLSFPLVYRLLKLVLVLPIATASVERCFSVVKIVKTDLRNQIGDRFMNDCVICFVEQEFLDAIPNDDIIVRFQNMDDRTRRVKL, from the coding sequence ATGGAGCAAGAGTACATTGATAGGCACAAACCAAGGAAGAAGACCAACCGCACCAACTATCAACACTACAAATATGATTGCTTGAGCCCAGTTATTGATTTACAGCTTGCAGAATTTAATGACCGTTTCAACGAGGTAAATTCTGAATTGCTTACCAACATTGCTGCTTTTAGTCCAAAGAATTATTTTGATGCATTCAAAATTGAGAGTTTGATGGAATTGGCTAAGGCATATCCTGATGATTTTGATCCAAGGGACCTAGATGATCTTATTATTGAGCTTAATATTTACATCGACAATGTGCGAGCTGCAGATGCTAGATTTGTCCAAGTGGCCACTATTTTTGAGCTCGGTAAACTGATGGTGGATACCAACAaaaatctttcttttcctttggtaTATCGGCTCCTCAAACTTGTGCTAGTTCTTCCTATTGCGACGGCGTCGGTGGAAAGGTGTTTCTCAGTAGTGAAAATTGTGAAGACGGACCTGCGAAACCAAATCGGCGATAGATTTATGAATGATTGTGTCATTTGCTTCGTTGAGCAAGAATTTCTTGATGCAATTCCAAATGATGATATCATAGTTCGTTTTCAGAATATGGATGATCGTACTCGCAGGGTGAAACTATAA
- the LOC136456979 gene encoding protein SEMI-ROLLED LEAF 2-like isoform X2 encodes MGVMSRRVLPACSSLCYFCPSLRARSRQPVKRYKKIIADIYQLPPDGEPNDRRIGKLCDYVSRNPTRIPKITEYLEQRFYKDLRHENFTLAKVVPCIYRKLLCSCKDLRPLLATSSLSTIRTLLDMKAHDDLQVLGCLMLVDFLNGQVDSTHMFNLEGLIPKLCKIGQQLKGDDEGLRLRSAALQALASMVQYMGDHSHISMELDKVVSVIINCYEANQTLSIKEVVRFQDDDDLVINSAKVASDTMSASENPAHWARVCLRNMANIAKEATTVRRILDPVFRLFDSHDYWSPESGIALSVLQEMQKLMDKSGQHGHLLLSFTIKHIDHKSVAKNSVKQINIVKVASHLARHAKLKASVTIASAISDLIKHLRKCMHFAIEASNAHADDDKWHSALYVALEECLVQLTEKVGDVGPILDMVGVMLENLSHTATIARTTISSVYRTSQIAASVYKSSYHQKAFPEALFHQLLLAMLHPDNKTRIGSHRVLSTIVAPSLLCPWSGMSFPIPMKGDDSQNLHLLVLSAFSSEAIINESRTKNKIQASSLQENNKSEAIVDAENGYAQTEPDKRKYPGSSCLNEHYAFNDENLKLMKLNNHQIVLLLSSIWSQASLNDNSPANFEAMGLAYSIALLCSKSKSSSHVALVRCFQLAFSLRRKSLSHESDLQPSRRRCLYTMASAMLIFSANIADLHQIIPLVKAAAPEKMVDPHLCLMDDCQLVNTSAESSNSEMVYGSEEDESAALAFLSAINKHDTELIETVMCHFKEKFENLPEKFNGIEEQLLQEFSLDDSFPLGAPLFMETPHSCLVYAEKDEQCFDEDTVPSELDDDDIIFEHSGSQSDRKTSGSMASSDVLTVNQLIESVHETARQVANVPVSANPVPYDQMKSQCEALVMEKQQKMSVLLSFKHSRTDSHGSTGVDGLETNESSLRSEPELRKGRMRRCDSASSESDCSFRLPPASPYDKFLKAAGR; translated from the exons ATGGGGGTAATGTCACGGCGGGTTCTGCCCGCCTGCAGCAGCCTTTGCTACTTCTGCCCCTCTCTGCGGGCGCGCTCCCGGCAGCCTGTCAAGCGGTACAAGAAGATCATAGCAGACATCTACCAGCTGCCACCG GATGGAGAGCCAAATGATAGAAGGATTGGGAAGCTCTGTGATTATGTCTCGAGAAATCCAACACGCATACCAAAG ATCACAGAGTATCTTGAGCAGAGATTCTATAAAGATCTGAGGCACGAGAATTTTACGTTGGCCAAAGTCGTGCCATGCATCTATAGGAAACTTCTTTGTTCATGCAAGGATCTCAG GCCATTGCTAGCCACAAGCTCATTAAGCACCATTCGCACTCTTCTTGATATGAAAGCACATGATGATCTACAGGTTCTGGGTTGTCTTATGCTTGTTGACTTCCTCAATGGCCAG GTTGACAGCACACATATGTTTAATTTGGAAGGTCTCATACCCAAACTTTGCAAAATTGGTCAACAATTAAAGGGAGATGATGAAGGGCTCCGTCTTCGATCTGCAGCTCTTCAGGCTCTTGCTTCTATG GTCCAATACATGGGTGACCACTCACACATTTCAATGGAACTTGATAAA GTTGTCTCAGTGATCATAAACTGTTATGAGGCTAATCAAACACTCTCAATAAAAGAGGTAGTCAGATTTcaagatgatgatgatttggTCATTAATAGTGCCAAAGTGGCATCTGATACAAT GTCTGCATCTGAAAATCCAGCACACTGGGCAAGGGTTTGCTTGCGAAATATGGCTAATATTGCAAAGGAGGCGACAACTGTCCGGCGTATTCTTGATCCTGTTTTCCGCCTTTTTGACAGCCACGACTATTGGTCTCCTGAAAGTGGGATTGCCCTTTCTGTTCTGCAAGAAATgcagaaactgatggacaaatcAG GGCAACATGGTCATTTGTTGTTATCTTTCACTATAAAGCACATAGATCATAAAAGTGTTGCCAAGAATTCTGTCAAGCAAATAAATATTGTAAAAGTTGCTTCACATCTTGCAAGGCATGCAAAGTTGAAGGCATCAGTGACAATAGCAAGTGCAATCAGTGACTTAATAAAGCACTTGCGCAAATGTATGCATTTTGCTATTGAAGCATCTAATGCACATGCTGATGATGACAAGTGGCACAGTGCACTTTATGTGGCCTTGGAGGAGTGCCTAGTGCAGTTGACAGAAAAG GTTGGGGATGTTGGTCCTATTCTTGACATGGTTGGGGTAATGCTTGAGAATCTCTCTCATACTGCTACAATCGCAAGAACAACAATTTCATCTGTTTATCGCACATCACAAATAGCAGCGTCTGTCTACAAGTCATCATACCATCAGAAG GCATTTCCTGAAGCTTTATTTCACCAGCTTCTCTTAGCAATGTTGCACCCAGACAATAAGACGAGGATTGGTTCACATCGTGTTCTATCCACCATTGTAGCACCTTCATTGCTGTGTCCATGGTCGGGCATGAGCTTTCCTATCCCAATGAAGGGTGATGATTCGCAGAACTTGCATTTGTTGGTTCTCTCAGCTTTCTCTTCCGAGGCCATAATCAATGAATCACGGACCAAAaacaagatccaagcatcatCCTTGCAGGAAAACAACAAATCAGAAGCTATAGTTGATGCTGAGAATGGATACGCACAGACAGAACCAGATAAAAGGAAGTATCCAGGGAGCTCATGTCTGAATGAGCATTATGCATTTAATGATGAA AACCTAAAACTCATGAAGTTGAACAACCACCAGATTGTTCTCCTCCTTTCATCTATTTGGAGTCAAGCTTCTCTGAATGATAACTCGCCTGCAAATTTTGAAGCAATGGGCCTTGCCTACAGCATTGCTTTAttatgttcaaaatcaaaa AGCTCCAGTCATGTGGCACTAGTTCGTTGTTTCCAGTTGGCGTTCTCTCTCAGGAGAAAGTCTCTTAGCCATGAAA GTGATTTGCAGCCATCTCGTAGAAGGTGTCTGTATACGATGGCATCAGCGATGCTCATCTTTTCAGCAAATATTGCTGATCTTCACCAGATAATTCCTCTTGTGAAAGCCGCAGCACCAGAGAAAATG GTTGATCCTCATCTTTGCTTGATGGATGACTGCCAACTTGTTAATACCTCTGCAGAGTCATCTAACAGTGAGATGGTTTATGGTTCTGAGGAAGATGAAAGTGCTGCGCTGGCCTTTCTTTCAGCCATAAACAAGCATGACACGGAACTAATAGAAACCGTGATGTGCCACTTTAAGGAGAAGTTTGAAAATTTACCAGAG AAGTTTAATGGGATAGAAGAACAACTTCTTCAAGAGTTTTCCCTGGATGATTCATTTCCTCTTGGTGCCCCACTATTCATGGAGACGCCACACTCTTGTTTAGTGTATGCAGAAAAGGATGAACAATGTTTTGATGAG GATACTGTTCCTTCTGAGCTAGACGACGACGACATCATCTTTGAGCATAGTGGATCTCAATCTGACAGGAAAACATCAGGTTCCATGGCCTCGTCAGATGTTCTAACTGTCAATCAACTAATAGAATCT GTTCATGAGACTGCAAGGCAAGTTGCTAATGTTCCAGTTTCCGCCAACCCTGTACCATATGACCAAATGAAGAGTCAGTGTGAAGCCCTGGTCATGGAAAAGCAACAGAAGATGTCTGTTCTCTTGAGCTTCAAGCATTCAAGGACTGACTCGCATGGTTCAACCGGAGTGGATGGGCTTGAAACGAATGAG TCTTCTTTGCGATCTGAGCCAGAGTTGAGGAAGGGTCGCATGCGCCGTTGCGATTCAGCATCCAGCGAATCTGACTGTTCGTTCAGGCTGCCACCTGCTAGCCCATACGACAAGTTCCTGAAAGCGGCTGGACGGTAG